A stretch of Prionailurus bengalensis isolate Pbe53 chromosome E4, Fcat_Pben_1.1_paternal_pri, whole genome shotgun sequence DNA encodes these proteins:
- the CNIH4 gene encoding protein cornichon homolog 4 isoform X2, with protein sequence MLISLHWFIFLLNLPVATWNIYRFIMVPSGNMGVFDPTEIHNRGQLKSHMKEAMIKLGFHLLCFFMYLYSMILALIND encoded by the exons ATGCTCATCTCATTGCACTGGTTCATCTTCCTTCTCAACCTGCCCGTGGCCACTTGGAATATATATCG GTTCATTATGGTGCCGAGTGGTAACATGGGAGTGTTCGACCCGACAGAGATCCACAATCGGGGTCAGCTGAAGTCGCACATGAAGGAAGCCATGATCAAGCTTGGTTTCCACTTGCTCTGTTTCTTCATGTATCTTTACAG TATGATCTTGGCTCTGATAAACGACTGA